The Anastrepha ludens isolate Willacy chromosome X, idAnaLude1.1, whole genome shotgun sequence genome includes a window with the following:
- the LOC128869455 gene encoding thyroid receptor-interacting protein 6-like, producing MPETGEEETVRVVALDRSFHFGCYKCEDCGLLLSSEAEGRGCYPLDGHVLCKSCNAKRVQMLTSRMATEL from the exons ATGCCAGAAACCGGTGAAGAAGAAACTGTACGTGTCGTAGCGTTAGATCGCAGTTTTCACTTCGGATGTTATAAATGTGAA GACTGTGGTTTGTTGTTATCGTCAGAAGCCGAGGGTCGTGGATGCTATCCTCTGGACGGACATGTACTCTGTAAAAGTTGTAATGCAAAACGTGTGCAAATGCTAACAAGTCGCATGGCAACAGAGTTATAA